GACCTGCGGCAACTGCATCCATACCTGCCAGTTCAACGTGATAACCGGAAAACCACTGGGCTATCAGATAATGGTGGGCGGAAGTCACGGGCGCTTCCCGCATCTTGCACGCTACCTTGCCACGGTCTCAACAGAAGAATCCGCACTGCTGGTGGTAGAAGGGATTCTCGACTGGGTCCGCCGGTTCGCCTCCGAAGATAAACGCTTCCGCACCCAGATCGAAGAGGAAGGATATGATGCATTCAGACGGTACGTGCTGGAAAATGTCCAAAAAGACACGATCGAAACGGTAGAAAACACATCCTATCTCAGTCAGCTTGCTTCGACCGATACGAACTCTTCTCTCAAATAACAGAACATGTTGATATGCTGCAAAATGCCGAAATTCTCAGGAGAGAAGATAGAGACATTACTTTTACCAAGGCTTCCAACTAGTAATGTGTATCATGAAAAAGGGAAATCTGCGCAGTAATATTCATCGTGGGGATGCGGTGGCAATAATCCTGAAAAAAGATCAGCCGACGGGTGCGCTGACGTTCGGGCGGGTCGCGGAGATTTTAACCAACTCACAGACCCACCCGCACGGGATAAAAGTCAGACTCACCGACGGGTCGGTCGGCCGGGTCCAGGAAATCTACTGACGTTTGAGAACAGCGATCATATCGCCTTTTTTTGCCCCGATGTCCCTGCCGA
The sequence above is a segment of the uncultured Methanocorpusculum sp. genome. Coding sequences within it:
- a CDS encoding YwbE family protein, which produces MKKGNLRSNIHRGDAVAIILKKDQPTGALTFGRVAEILTNSQTHPHGIKVRLTDGSVGRVQEIY